In the Ornithinimicrobium pratense genome, TCTTGGGCAGACGGACGCCGTTGTGCGCCTGCGGGGTGACGTCACTGATCGCGCCGACCTCCAGGCCGGCGGCGGTCAGGGAACGGATCGCGGTCTCGCGACCCGAGCCCGGGCCCTTGACGAAGACGTCGACCTTGCGCATGCCGTGATCCATCGCCCGGCGGGCGGCGGCCTCGGCAGCCATCTGGGCCGCGTACGGGGTTGACTTGCGCGAACCCTTGAAACCGACCTGGCCCGAGGAGGACCAGGCAATGACGGCACCGGCGGGGTCGGTGATGCTGATGATGGTGTTGCTGAACGTGCTCTTGATGTGAGCCTGCCCGAGGGCGACGTTCTTCTTCTCCTTGCGGCGCACCTTGCGCGCACCGCTAGCCTGACGGCTCTTGGGGGCATGTGGTTTCTCCTGACGAGGTATGCAGTGCTGCTGGGCCGGCTGGTCTGGCCAGTCCCGAGATCCGAGGCGTGGCCTCGGCGGGTGACTCGGGGCGAGGGGTCCTCGGCTCCCGAGCCGGTGGGTTACTTGGCCTTCTTCTTGCCGGCGACGGTGCGCTTGGGCCCCTTGCGGGTGCGCGCGTTGGTCTTGGTGCGCTGA is a window encoding:
- the rpsK gene encoding 30S ribosomal protein S11, translated to MPRQEKPHAPKSRQASGARKVRRKEKKNVALGQAHIKSTFSNTIISITDPAGAVIAWSSSGQVGFKGSRKSTPYAAQMAAEAAARRAMDHGMRKVDVFVKGPGSGRETAIRSLTAAGLEVGAISDVTPQAHNGVRLPKKRRN